From the genome of Glycine soja cultivar W05 chromosome 14, ASM419377v2, whole genome shotgun sequence:
AGCCAAGataaaagcctttgataggctataggccagGCTCAGGCCTCAAATATTCATCATATCAGGCCTTTCAAAGTCTGACCTGACTTGACTTATTCCCACCCCTAGTGCTAGATAACTAAGACTCATATACTAGGTTTTGGAGAACAAAGACGGGGGTCAAAAACTACACCAAACTAGCACAGATTTACGATAAGAACATGTCTCCAATTTcgctaaataaataaacaatttaacCGCTGAAGCTAATTTCAGCACAGATTCTGTTTGACGAGCCTTTAGTTCTCTACCTCTGGATCTTTATTATACATCTTGAGTGCTACCTCAAAATCTATATCTGTTTGATTACATCAAAGCATCTTGCTGGAGAAGTTGAATACACACTGGCTATATGCCATATGAGTGGTGAGAATGAATAAATATTGCTGAAATAAGAGCTTTATCCATTAAGGATAATGCACATGTTTTAGGGACTAGGATCTCGTACCAGCTGAAATAATACGTTGCATGTAAGGAGCAATGCCTCATTTACTCCCCCTATTAGTCAGTGAAAGAATGTTTCTAGCAAAATAAATCTGTGTATGAGCAAGACAGAGAAAGATCATATATCAAAATCTTTTATCTCTTGCGGTTGCATGTCGTGTGTTAATGATACTATTTTCTTCCACTCAAAAATATCACAAACAAAGCCACAATAAGAGCATGGTCAATAGTCCCAGGAAAGATTGTTAGGCGAAATTTACTCCTACTGACAAACATTTGATGGAGCTTGTACATCAGGCTACTCTGCACAAAAGTATGAATCAGTATCAAtctaaatgataaatttgtaatattctagagtatatattttatctctATCTAATCGTGTTTCACAGGATACACAACTTTTTAATTTCCATAGTAGCTTCCTCTCTTTTCCATGTTCCAGATATATCATACAATATGATTATAGAACGACACTAAGAAATATATAAGACCACTCCTCTGTAATAAAATACAAATCTCAGCTTTAAAATCATGACCATACTCTTATCAAATCATGCCTGTAGTTTAATTTATACACTGAATAATTCTTCTGCATCACTTTCATATGTTCAATCTTCTGAAGGCATAATCTATCTAATGTAATAACATTTGGAAACTGAAGACAGTTTCTTGGGCTTTATAGTTGTAAGACTTACCATTCAACATATTTTCAATTGTACATGGACGAGTGGTAACTATGTCGATCAAGGAGAATATAATTAGATTATGATATTTTGTACCAGTAGAACAGGATGGAGTAAAATTCCATGAGTAACACTAGCAATTCATTTATGACAtaagtttataaattataactgGGAATTAAAAATGTCTAAGTTTCTTTGGCAACATATCATAATCAATTCCTCTCACTTCGACTCATATtctaatgtaaaatttaaagatgAGATTAATTTGACCATACTTCTCAATTACGTTTAATGGCtcaaaattaattctatcaCAATCCATTTTATccatctttaaaataaatagactcTTAAGTCACTTAAATAAAACCTGAATTCAGTACCTGTGCCACCAAATCAGCATCTTTATATATGCAACATGATCTCTGGAAAGGGGAACCCTTCACTTTCAAATCACAACCTTCGTCATTGGACCTCTCAGCTGCGAAAAGTACCTCTAACTCAACTCGAGTAAGAGTTTTGAGGGTCCTCTGCACACTAAACACCAGCTCCTTGTTCTCATCACTATTTCCCTTATAGCATTTCCAAGACCCATTCtaccaaaagaaaaggaaaaaacatattttataaagatgccaaattgtatttttttattaaaaaaaagaaattaagataaGAGAGACAGACATGATAACGGTAGATGGAGAAGAGGGTATTGCCTGAGGCATCAAGCAAGAGTTTCTTGTCCTTGGGAAGGGGCGATGAGTTAGGATTGGGTGGGTGGCGGTTCACCCTGAAGACTATGTTACCAGACTCATCTGTGAATGCTAGAACACCACGTGAGACTCCAGCATGTTTTTTGGAACCGAACAGATCAATTGGGATCTCCCAATTCCCTGATCCTGGATACGGCGACTCTGAGGTTGCCGATTCCATCTTTGCTTTGTTTACTCGTTCTCTCTCAGACACCCACCACTACCTgcacaaaattattaaaaataaaaatcatggcAAAGCATTTTAGGAGATTCAttttttacatacatgtatcataaagattaaagaaaaaatgacaAGGATTGTGGAGAATGGAATCAAATGTTCAGCCAGCAGCTGCACCAGATGCTTTTTTCCAAGATGAGAGTAGTCATAGGGCACATACACTTTGAAGGACAATAAGCAAGGAACACATGGTTATTGGTCATGTTTGGAAACTTTTTGGACTCTGAAATTTGTCAATACAATTCATTGACTTAGCCAAATCATTAATATAGACTGTGTGGACATACATCCAACAGGTCCCATGTAATGCACCATCTTATTGTACAGCCATGTCTATGATGTCCAACATCTTACATTCAACACAAAACACCAAGAAATGATTATCATCAACATTGACTTCAGCTTCAAAACAGACTAAGTCTATTCCAAAGCACttccagaagaagaaaaatgaaacgaATTTCTCCATATGCTAAAATCATCTTTAGAGAAGATATATGAGAGAGCTTCTACACATTAGCTTATGCATAAcagcataagctaattttaacttatgaagaagatcatttcattttttttcatcttattctcctttCTTAGAAGTGCTTTtggaaaaatttatccaaacaggCAATAACCAAACTTCCCTTTCTAACACAGGTAGTAGTAACACCACAAGATGCATCAAAAGAGACATATAAAATACACTAAAATTAATTGCACTTAAGCATTTACATATTCTCATGAACTAGCACAAAAGTTAATCCAAAAATTACCTCAGTGGTGGGATCCTTCCTGCCTAGCCTCTTTAAATGAACTACAATCTTACTATCAACATACTGCAAATGACAAAACAATATAACatcataacattaaaatttgatCAAAAAGTAAAATTGACAATCTATTCCAAGCTGCAAAGAAGCCTCTAAGCACAAAACTCCTATGGAACGTAAGACGTGGTTAATTCAAACTGCAGAAGCAGTACCATTCCAGCTTATTAATTATGAACACAGAATTGGATATAAAACCTAACCAATACTATAgtataattattacaaataacataaaatagagCAACAAATAGAACTTTCTGTCACCacaccagaaaaaaaaaaagagagagagaaacagaaTTGGGAATACATACGGCAAAGGGGAGAGAGTCTTCGAATGAAAGAGGATTGCGAGATTGCGACAAAACCACCGAATCCAACGGCGAAGATTGCGAGATTGCGGAGAACAGAATTCGACAAGACCAAGCGAAGTTGAATTCTCAGTCCCTGTTGCGAGCAATGACGAAAACGAGTTTATAATTTTGCAACTAATTACTAATGCCTGGATTTCTAAACTGGGTCATttcgtaaaattatttaataaagtatagtaattttaaaattatttacatgttGATTTCCAATCACATGTGCTGATTTCCAACGCTATTTTGACTTGGAAATTCACGCGCATGGTTTGGATGTTGCCATTTTCTtactttgtaaaaaatatagtatcttgtatttttttttattttgcagaaaaaaatatggtaaaaaagatttgttgtctttttttttttattttgtagaaaaatattattgttaaaaaatatagtagAAACATCCCAAACCAAGTCAAATCGCATTGAAAAACACTTTACATAATACTTCTTATATCTTATATGACAAAAATTACCcataacatataaataattttaaaattacattactttattatataatttatgaaatCACCCAGTTTAGTAAAATAAGTTGGATGATACTAAACggttcttttaattaattttgaattacaaCTTTCAATTTtaggatttttaaatttaaatttataataaattataatgtcctaacatcaaaaaaataaagtgtagcatcttttatcattatatatCTAATCCCGTAATACAATTACAAACTAAAATTCTTAATATGTTTAGTAAAATCTCACTTTCTCAATTAAAGACTTCTAATACTCTTTCTTCTAGGGTGTTTTGTTTACGGCTGACTTGAATCAACTTTAGGTAATTAAACCTATTATTCAACTTGATGAAATTTATACATATCTATGaatctattttattatatatatatgtcctcattttttatcattgagaaagtacaacaaaaataaagagagactAAGGTCTAATAAAAGCTACGACCAACTGCATCCGCGTGCACGCGTGTTCCTTGTacaataatttcaaaaatgtcACCGCATCACTTATTAAAGCGGTTCCTTGTATAAACCGACGTAAAGTGCGTATCTTAAAAAGaactttttgtagtagtgacgGCGGAAGAAGACAAGAATCCCATCAAACAAACTAAATTGTATTGGAGGAGCCATGCTTTAGTAACCAGCCGCACATTAATTACCTTGTCTTAGGATGTGTTTAAGAGAAGTTTGTCATTGATAAGTGATGACCAATAAGAGCTTTAATCTTGTTAAGGATGGTTGCATAGTTATGCCAAGGAGGATAATCTTGAGAAGAAAATCATGAGCCATTAAAGAGTCAGTTTCacaaataacatatttaaaacctGTTTCCCATGCTCTCCGTAAGCCTTTGTAAATATTCACAAGTTCTGCATGCATATTTGTTGTAAAACTACAATTACCACCGAAACCCAAGAGCAATTCTCCACACGAGTTGCTCAAGATACCTCTGAAACCAGAGATGTTAAGGTTGCCAAGACTGCTACCGTCAACATTGAGCTTGATGATATCACCATCAGGAGAAGTCCAAGTCCCCAATCTTTGAGGTTGACGATGTATTGGACTTGGATCCTTTTTAACTTGGTACGTTAGATTTATCTGGTTAATGGTGTACCACAAGGAATAGATTGTATCTTAAAAGATCTCCACATTACGGGGTTTCCAAATAAACCAGCAAGCACATGAAAAAAGGATCTCATGACGTCGTTGGAGTTGTGCTTGAAACTAGTTGTCCCCATCCATCAAGT
Proteins encoded in this window:
- the LOC114383570 gene encoding protein LURP-one-related 7-like isoform X1; translation: MESATSESPYPGSGNWEIPIDLFGSKKHAGVSRGVLAFTDESGNIVFRVNRHPPNPNSSPLPKDKKLLLDASGNTLFSIYRYHNGSWKCYKGNSDENKELVFSVQRTLKTLTRVELEVLFAAERSNDEGCDLKVKGSPFQRSCCIYKDADLVAQSSLMYKLHQMFVSRSKFRLTIFPGTIDHALIVALFVIFLSGRK
- the LOC114383570 gene encoding protein LURP-one-related 7-like isoform X2 — protein: MESATSESPYPGSGNWEIPIDLFGSKKHAGVSRGVLAFTDESGNIVFRVNRHPPNPNSSPLPKDKKLLLDASGNTLFSIYRYHNGSWKCYKGNSDENKELVFSVQRTLKTLTRVELEVLFAAERSNDEGCDLKVKGSPFQRSCCIYKDADLVAQPDVQAPSNVCQ